In one Salvelinus sp. IW2-2015 linkage group LG26, ASM291031v2, whole genome shotgun sequence genomic region, the following are encoded:
- the LOC111952919 gene encoding nuclear factor of activated T-cells 5-like isoform X1, whose protein sequence is MPSDFISLLSADLDLNSPKSLYSKESVYDLLPKELQLQSSSSQTDTPTMSQKSGGEAGPPPSAAMASATSSSPSPSSLATGGPSSDPSTSAMDQSQPPLLHHHPSGGAREGSGAPEGSEREGVEGALPASEGGGGNGTSSGTGGGDPGEAGGVGSQQQQPQNTPSKRRPVLSISPPPEDLFDDSSMSCQEDPAPAGPAGPDSEHSSSIWADDSASNFSLISSSSYNDNTEVPRKSRKRTPRQRPGAKPAPPEDSMDVFDADSATAPHFVLSQLGPDKASPKPSSLEAGCXLKGGLLSGQCPQKSEGKELKILVQPETQHRARYLTEGSRGSVKDRTQQGFPTVKLEGVSEPVVLQVFVASDTGRVKPHGFYQACRVTGRNTTACKEVDIEGTTVIEVPLEPSSTMSLAVDCVGILKLRNADVEARIGVAGSKKKSTRARLAFRVNIPQPDGSVLALQTTSSPILCTQPAGVPEILKKSLHSCSVRGGEELFIIGKNFLKGTKVIFQENPADDDSWQAEAEIDMELFHQNHVVVKVPPYHSLSVSSPVSVGVYITTNAGRSHDNQPFMYTPDSADKSLNMSVKIEGSSLAKACTFHDQINYLASDPAQSAGELVKRQEVTPMEVSSNTPSTVLFKPPSDALILVQQTLELSSSTPPRNESFPGPMPLQPGDVDLPHAPVFPSLEPFSTIQKQDIAPITSFPVSSDTTTLPPVPPEVPQQFLRDPQESLPQEASNSCGRVMVVGMSQMAPPSQAPQVPQFPQDGVAQLERAVRELQAGGSSLVQQVLEAAVAQQQLNSVLYSPTSSTDSLQQNVQDTMNSLRLGGAEGSLATQQQQLQQQILGNMQQIQQQQQIQQQQQQQIQQIQQHQVLGNIQLQPQLLIQPQDQQLQQQQQILGNLQQLQHQQFQQQQQQVLGNIQLQDQHLHQQQQVLGNLQQQNQAVGNMQHLQQQQQQVLENFQQQLQAELLQPQIHSSSHPQQQPVSLLQPQIHSSSHPQQQPVSLLQPQIHSSSHPQQQPVSLLQPQIHSSSHPQQQPVSLLQPQIHSSSHPQQQPVSLLQQAGELLTIQTSSFPHQPPSHTSPPQQLLQSPRPLSESPSPQLQVQAALLQNTLTVLTSGSLDHEQQVTGSTLFLSPNTLSSQGSRQQLAFLSSMETSASEPQTVSVFQPQTQQQQSTPMDQQQSPQQTQPQQTQQQRPMAQQGSLFQTNTLSSSQHPQPQPTDLLLCTASLNPQALPPTLLFSTQGPSMGSSTPHPQDTPAPLLFSQPTMVGIRVGVAQSDPAEPMSFQDQSSTVGGTTASINPPQQGLFQGQQPMQVSSSSGSGPDSQQVELYLPQGSLSGLQSNMATQELEHQAAAAATIFVMQSGLGVVELQSTASSPGQRPPEQLFQTGVSRNVGQPGGQPNLFVFGLQNDSSQLMTSAGPTLSAQSQPQNANPVQASHIQSLLDSDMAQTATPMQTNLQTPMQTNTHTAMQTNIQTAIETSLPTLMQTSLQNAIQTNMQTSMSTSQKMEDLLESLQKQ, encoded by the exons CCACCTCATCCAGCCCTTCTCCATCCTCTTTGGCCACGGGAGGCCCCAGCTCGGACCCCTCTACCTCAGCCATGGACCAGTCCCAGCCTCCTCTTCTCCACCACCATCCCAGTGGGGGTGCCAGAGAGGGGTCAGGAGCCCCAGAAGGATCAGAGAGGGAAGGGGTGGAGGGAGCTCTGCCTGCCTCTGAAGGTGGAGGCGGCAATGGGACCAGCTctggaacaggaggaggagacccAGGAGAGGCAGGGGGGGTGGGatcccagcagcagcagccccagAACACCCCCTCTAAGCGGAGGCCAGTGTTGAGCATCTCCCCCCCTCCGGAGGACCTGTTTGATGACAGCAGTATGTCCTGCCAGGAGGATCCAGCCCCGGCCGGGCCAGCAGGTCCAGACTCAGAACATAGCAGCAGCATCTGGGCTGACGACTCGGCCTCCAACTTCAGCCTGATCAGCTCCAGCTCCTACAACGACAACACAGAGGTGCCCCGCAAGTCCCGTAAACGCACCCCCCGCCAGCGGCCCGGGGCCAAGCCTGCACCCCCAGAGGACAGCATGGACGTGTTTGATGCAGACAGCGCCACGGCCCCACACTTTGTACTGTCTCAGCTGGGCCCAGACAAGGCCAGCCCCAAGCCCAG TTCTCTGGAGGCTGGGTGTRTGCTGAAGGGAGGCCTGCTGTCAGGTCAGTGTCCCCAGAAGAGTGAGGGCAAGGAGCTGAAGATCCTGGTGCAGCCAGAGACCCAGCACCGGGCACGCTACCTGACCGAGGGCAGCCGCGGCTCTGTCAAAGACCGCACCCAACAGGGCTTCCCCACGGTCAAG tTAGAGGGCGTCAGTGAGCCGGTGGTGCTGCAGGTGTTTGTGGCCAGTGACACAGGCAGAGTGAAGCCTCATGGGTTCTACCAGGCCTGCAGGGTGACAGGACGCAACACCACGGCCTGCAAGGAGGTGGACATTGAGGGAACCACCGTCATAGAGGTCCCTCTGGAGCCCAGCAGCACCATGTCACTTGC GGTTGATTGTGTGGGGATCCTGAAGCTGCGTAACGCAGACGTGGAGGCTCGTATAGGAGTGGCCGGGTCCAAGAAGAAGAGCACCCGGGCCAGGCTGGCATTCAGGGTCAACATCCCCCAGCCTGATGGGTCTGTCCTAGCCCTACAGACCACCTCGTCACCCATCCTCTGCA CCCAGCCAGCAGGGGTGCCAGAGATCCTGAAGAAGAGTCTCCACAGCTGttcagtgagaggaggagaggagctgttCATCATAGGSAAGAACTTCCTCAAAGGAACCAAGGTCATCTTCCAGGAGAACCCAGCAG ATGATGACTCGTGGCAGGCCGAGGCAGAGATTGACATGGAGCTGTTCCATCAG AACCATGTGGTGGTGAAGGTTCCGCCGTACCacagcctgtctgtctcctctcctgtctctgtgggcGTCTACATCACGACCAATGCCGGGAGGTCACATGACAACCAGCCCTTCATGTATACCCCAGACTCAG CAGATAAGTCCCTGAACATGTCTGTGAAGATAGAGGGTTCTTCTCTGGCCAAGGCCTGCACCTTCCATGACCAGATCAATTATCTGGCCTCTGACCCTGCCCAGTCTGCTGGCGAACTGGTTAAACGACAGGAGGTCACCCCTATGGAGGTCTCCAGCAATACCCCATCCACAGTACTCTTCAAG CCACCCTCTGACGCCCTTATCTTAGTCCAGCAGACCCTTGAGCTGAGCTCCAGCACCCCGCCTAGGAATGAGTCGTTCCCCGGCCCCATGCCCCTCCAGCCTGGGGACGTGGACCTCCCCCATGCCCCTGTCTTTCCCTCCCTGGAGCCCTTCAGCACCATCCAGAAGCAGGACATCGCCCCCATCACCTCCTTCCCCGTCTCCAGCGACACTACCACTCTCCCCCCTGTCCCCCCAGAGGTACCCCAGCAGTTCCTCCGGGACCCCCAGGAGAGTCTGCCTCAAGAGGCCTCCAACTCCTGCGGCAGGGTGATGGTAGTAGGAATGTCCCAGATGGCGCCCCCCTCCCAGGCCCCCCAAGTTCCCCAGTTTCCCCAGGACGGGGTGGCCCAGCTGGAGAGGGCAGTAAGGGAGCTCCAGGCGGGGGGCAGCAGCCTGGTACAGCAGGTCCTAGAGGCAGCAGTGGCTCAGCAGCAACTCAACTCAGTGTTGTACAGCCCCACGTCCTCCACTGACTCCCTGCAGCAAAACGTACAGGACACCATGAACAGCCTGAGACTGGGGGGAGCTGAGGGCTCTCTGGCCACACAACAGCAGCAGCTACAACAGCAGATCCTTGGCAACATGCAACAgatacagcaacaacaacagatacagcaacagcagcaacaacagataCAGCAGATACAGCAGCATCAAGTCCTCGGCAACATACAGCTACAACCACAATTATTAATACAGCCACAGGATCAACAActgcaacagcaacaacagataCTGGGGAACCTACAACAATTACAACATCAACAGtttcaacaacagcagcagcaggtccTAGGAAACATACAGCTACAGGATCAACATcttcaccaacaacaacaagtaCTGGGCAACCTACAACAACAAAACCAAGCAGTAGGCAACATGCAACActtacagcaacaacaacagcaggtgTTGGAGAACTTTCAGCAGCAGCTCCAGGCTGAACTCCTCCAGCCCCAGATCCACTCCTCGTCTCATCCCCAGCAGCAGCCTGTGTCTCTCCTCCAGCCCCAGATCCACTCCTCGTCTCATCCCCAGCAGCAGCCTGTGTCTCTCCTCCAGCCCCAGATCCACTCCTCGTCTCATCCCCAGCAGCAGCCTGTGTCTCTCCTCCAGCCCCAGATCCACTCCTCGTCTCATCCCCAGCAGCAGCCTGTGTCTCTCCTCCAGCCCCAGATCCACTCCTCGTCTCATCCCCAGCAGCAGCCTGTGTCTCTCCTCCAGCAGGCTGGGGAGCTGCTCACCATCCAGACCTCCAGCTTCCCCCACCAGCCGCCCTCCCACACCTCCCCCCCCCAGCAGCTCCTCCAGTCCCCCAGGCCTCTGTCGGAATCCCCCAGCCCGCAGCTCCAGGTCCAGGCCGCCCTGCTCCAGAACACTCTGACTGTGCTGACCAGTGGTAGCCTAGATCATGAGCAGCAGGTCACGGGGTCCACGCTGTTCCTCTCTCCCAACACACTCTCTAGCCAGGGTAGTCGGCAGCAGCTAGCATTCCTGTCCTCCATGGAGACTTCAGCCAGTGAGCCCCAGACTGTGTCAGTGTTCCAGCCTCAgacccagcagcagcagagcaccCCCATGGACCAACAGCAGTCCCCCCAGCAGACACAACCACAGCAAACCCAGCAGCAGCGTCCCATGGCTCAGCAAGGCTCCTTGTTCCAAACTAACACTCTGTCCTCCAGCCAGCACCCTCAGCCCCAGCCCACAGACCTGCTCCTCTGCACCGCCTCCCTCAACCCCCAGGCTCTGCCTCCAACCCTCCTCTTCAGTACCCAGGGCCCCTCCATGGGCAGCAGCACCCCTCACCCCCAGGACACCCCTgctcccctcctgttctcccagcCCACCATGGTTGGGATCAGGGTAGGGGTGGCCCAGTCTGACCCAGCAGAGCCCATGTCCTTCCAGGACCAGAGCTCCACAGTAGGGGGGACCACTGCCTCCATCAATCCCCCTCAGCAGGGCCTGTTCCAGGGCCAGCAGCCTATGCAGGTGAGCTCCAGCTCAGGCAGTGGCCCTGACAGCCAGCAGGTGGAGCTGTACCTGCCACAGGGTTCTCTGTCTGGTCTGCAGAGCAACATGGCTACGCAGGAACTAGAACACCAGGCTGCAGCAGCTGCGACCATCTTTGTGATGCAGAGCGGACTGGGGGTGGTGGAGCTGCAGAGTACCGCCTCCTCCCCCGGTCAGAGACCCCCAGAGCAGCTGTTCCAGACGGGAGTGAGTAGGAATGTCGGCCAGCCAGGAGGACAACCCAACCTGTTTGTGTTCGGCCTCCAGAACG aTTCCTCCCAGCTGATGACGTCCGCTGGTCCAACACTGTCAGCCCAGAGCCAACCCCAGAACGCCAACCCTGTGCAGGCAAGCCACATCCAGTCTTTACTGGACTCAGACATGGCCCAGACAGCCACACCCATGCAGACCAACCTACAGACCCCaatgcagacaaacacacatactgcaATGCAGACCAATATACAGACTGCCATAGAAACTAGCCTGCCGACCCTTATGCAGACCAGCTTACAGAACGCCATACAGACCAACATGCAGACGTCCATGAGCACCTCCCAGAAGATGGAGGACCTGCTGGAGAGTCTACAGAAGCAGTGA
- the LOC111952919 gene encoding nuclear factor of activated T-cells 5-like isoform X2, with amino-acid sequence MPSDFISLLSADLDLNSPKSLYSKESVYDLLPKELQLQSSSSQTDTPTMSQKSGGEAGPPPSAAMASATSSSPSPSSLATGGPSSDPSTSAMDQSQPPLLHHHPSGGAREGSGAPEGSEREGVEGALPASEGGGGNGTSSGTGGGDPGEAGGVGSQQQQPQNTPSKRRPVLSISPPPEDLFDDSSMSCQEDPAPAGPAGPDSEHSSSIWADDSASNFSLISSSSYNDNTEVPRKSRKRTPRQRPGAKPAPPEDSMDVFDADSATAPHFVLSQLGPDKASPKPSSLEAGCXLKGGLLSGQCPQKSEGKELKILVQPETQHRARYLTEGSRGSVKDRTQQGFPTVKLEGVSEPVVLQVFVASDTGRVKPHGFYQACRVTGRNTTACKEVDIEGTTVIEVPLEPSSTMSLAVDCVGILKLRNADVEARIGVAGSKKKSTRARLAFRVNIPQPDGSVLALQTTSSPILCTQPAGVPEILKKSLHSCSVRGGEELFIIGKNFLKGTKVIFQENPADDDSWQAEAEIDMELFHQNHVVVKVPPYHSLSVSSPVSVGVYITTNAGRSHDNQPFMYTPDSDKSLNMSVKIEGSSLAKACTFHDQINYLASDPAQSAGELVKRQEVTPMEVSSNTPSTVLFKPPSDALILVQQTLELSSSTPPRNESFPGPMPLQPGDVDLPHAPVFPSLEPFSTIQKQDIAPITSFPVSSDTTTLPPVPPEVPQQFLRDPQESLPQEASNSCGRVMVVGMSQMAPPSQAPQVPQFPQDGVAQLERAVRELQAGGSSLVQQVLEAAVAQQQLNSVLYSPTSSTDSLQQNVQDTMNSLRLGGAEGSLATQQQQLQQQILGNMQQIQQQQQIQQQQQQQIQQIQQHQVLGNIQLQPQLLIQPQDQQLQQQQQILGNLQQLQHQQFQQQQQQVLGNIQLQDQHLHQQQQVLGNLQQQNQAVGNMQHLQQQQQQVLENFQQQLQAELLQPQIHSSSHPQQQPVSLLQPQIHSSSHPQQQPVSLLQPQIHSSSHPQQQPVSLLQPQIHSSSHPQQQPVSLLQPQIHSSSHPQQQPVSLLQQAGELLTIQTSSFPHQPPSHTSPPQQLLQSPRPLSESPSPQLQVQAALLQNTLTVLTSGSLDHEQQVTGSTLFLSPNTLSSQGSRQQLAFLSSMETSASEPQTVSVFQPQTQQQQSTPMDQQQSPQQTQPQQTQQQRPMAQQGSLFQTNTLSSSQHPQPQPTDLLLCTASLNPQALPPTLLFSTQGPSMGSSTPHPQDTPAPLLFSQPTMVGIRVGVAQSDPAEPMSFQDQSSTVGGTTASINPPQQGLFQGQQPMQVSSSSGSGPDSQQVELYLPQGSLSGLQSNMATQELEHQAAAAATIFVMQSGLGVVELQSTASSPGQRPPEQLFQTGVSRNVGQPGGQPNLFVFGLQNDSSQLMTSAGPTLSAQSQPQNANPVQASHIQSLLDSDMAQTATPMQTNLQTPMQTNTHTAMQTNIQTAIETSLPTLMQTSLQNAIQTNMQTSMSTSQKMEDLLESLQKQ; translated from the exons CCACCTCATCCAGCCCTTCTCCATCCTCTTTGGCCACGGGAGGCCCCAGCTCGGACCCCTCTACCTCAGCCATGGACCAGTCCCAGCCTCCTCTTCTCCACCACCATCCCAGTGGGGGTGCCAGAGAGGGGTCAGGAGCCCCAGAAGGATCAGAGAGGGAAGGGGTGGAGGGAGCTCTGCCTGCCTCTGAAGGTGGAGGCGGCAATGGGACCAGCTctggaacaggaggaggagacccAGGAGAGGCAGGGGGGGTGGGatcccagcagcagcagccccagAACACCCCCTCTAAGCGGAGGCCAGTGTTGAGCATCTCCCCCCCTCCGGAGGACCTGTTTGATGACAGCAGTATGTCCTGCCAGGAGGATCCAGCCCCGGCCGGGCCAGCAGGTCCAGACTCAGAACATAGCAGCAGCATCTGGGCTGACGACTCGGCCTCCAACTTCAGCCTGATCAGCTCCAGCTCCTACAACGACAACACAGAGGTGCCCCGCAAGTCCCGTAAACGCACCCCCCGCCAGCGGCCCGGGGCCAAGCCTGCACCCCCAGAGGACAGCATGGACGTGTTTGATGCAGACAGCGCCACGGCCCCACACTTTGTACTGTCTCAGCTGGGCCCAGACAAGGCCAGCCCCAAGCCCAG TTCTCTGGAGGCTGGGTGTRTGCTGAAGGGAGGCCTGCTGTCAGGTCAGTGTCCCCAGAAGAGTGAGGGCAAGGAGCTGAAGATCCTGGTGCAGCCAGAGACCCAGCACCGGGCACGCTACCTGACCGAGGGCAGCCGCGGCTCTGTCAAAGACCGCACCCAACAGGGCTTCCCCACGGTCAAG tTAGAGGGCGTCAGTGAGCCGGTGGTGCTGCAGGTGTTTGTGGCCAGTGACACAGGCAGAGTGAAGCCTCATGGGTTCTACCAGGCCTGCAGGGTGACAGGACGCAACACCACGGCCTGCAAGGAGGTGGACATTGAGGGAACCACCGTCATAGAGGTCCCTCTGGAGCCCAGCAGCACCATGTCACTTGC GGTTGATTGTGTGGGGATCCTGAAGCTGCGTAACGCAGACGTGGAGGCTCGTATAGGAGTGGCCGGGTCCAAGAAGAAGAGCACCCGGGCCAGGCTGGCATTCAGGGTCAACATCCCCCAGCCTGATGGGTCTGTCCTAGCCCTACAGACCACCTCGTCACCCATCCTCTGCA CCCAGCCAGCAGGGGTGCCAGAGATCCTGAAGAAGAGTCTCCACAGCTGttcagtgagaggaggagaggagctgttCATCATAGGSAAGAACTTCCTCAAAGGAACCAAGGTCATCTTCCAGGAGAACCCAGCAG ATGATGACTCGTGGCAGGCCGAGGCAGAGATTGACATGGAGCTGTTCCATCAG AACCATGTGGTGGTGAAGGTTCCGCCGTACCacagcctgtctgtctcctctcctgtctctgtgggcGTCTACATCACGACCAATGCCGGGAGGTCACATGACAACCAGCCCTTCATGTATACCCCAGACTCAG ATAAGTCCCTGAACATGTCTGTGAAGATAGAGGGTTCTTCTCTGGCCAAGGCCTGCACCTTCCATGACCAGATCAATTATCTGGCCTCTGACCCTGCCCAGTCTGCTGGCGAACTGGTTAAACGACAGGAGGTCACCCCTATGGAGGTCTCCAGCAATACCCCATCCACAGTACTCTTCAAG CCACCCTCTGACGCCCTTATCTTAGTCCAGCAGACCCTTGAGCTGAGCTCCAGCACCCCGCCTAGGAATGAGTCGTTCCCCGGCCCCATGCCCCTCCAGCCTGGGGACGTGGACCTCCCCCATGCCCCTGTCTTTCCCTCCCTGGAGCCCTTCAGCACCATCCAGAAGCAGGACATCGCCCCCATCACCTCCTTCCCCGTCTCCAGCGACACTACCACTCTCCCCCCTGTCCCCCCAGAGGTACCCCAGCAGTTCCTCCGGGACCCCCAGGAGAGTCTGCCTCAAGAGGCCTCCAACTCCTGCGGCAGGGTGATGGTAGTAGGAATGTCCCAGATGGCGCCCCCCTCCCAGGCCCCCCAAGTTCCCCAGTTTCCCCAGGACGGGGTGGCCCAGCTGGAGAGGGCAGTAAGGGAGCTCCAGGCGGGGGGCAGCAGCCTGGTACAGCAGGTCCTAGAGGCAGCAGTGGCTCAGCAGCAACTCAACTCAGTGTTGTACAGCCCCACGTCCTCCACTGACTCCCTGCAGCAAAACGTACAGGACACCATGAACAGCCTGAGACTGGGGGGAGCTGAGGGCTCTCTGGCCACACAACAGCAGCAGCTACAACAGCAGATCCTTGGCAACATGCAACAgatacagcaacaacaacagatacagcaacagcagcaacaacagataCAGCAGATACAGCAGCATCAAGTCCTCGGCAACATACAGCTACAACCACAATTATTAATACAGCCACAGGATCAACAActgcaacagcaacaacagataCTGGGGAACCTACAACAATTACAACATCAACAGtttcaacaacagcagcagcaggtccTAGGAAACATACAGCTACAGGATCAACATcttcaccaacaacaacaagtaCTGGGCAACCTACAACAACAAAACCAAGCAGTAGGCAACATGCAACActtacagcaacaacaacagcaggtgTTGGAGAACTTTCAGCAGCAGCTCCAGGCTGAACTCCTCCAGCCCCAGATCCACTCCTCGTCTCATCCCCAGCAGCAGCCTGTGTCTCTCCTCCAGCCCCAGATCCACTCCTCGTCTCATCCCCAGCAGCAGCCTGTGTCTCTCCTCCAGCCCCAGATCCACTCCTCGTCTCATCCCCAGCAGCAGCCTGTGTCTCTCCTCCAGCCCCAGATCCACTCCTCGTCTCATCCCCAGCAGCAGCCTGTGTCTCTCCTCCAGCCCCAGATCCACTCCTCGTCTCATCCCCAGCAGCAGCCTGTGTCTCTCCTCCAGCAGGCTGGGGAGCTGCTCACCATCCAGACCTCCAGCTTCCCCCACCAGCCGCCCTCCCACACCTCCCCCCCCCAGCAGCTCCTCCAGTCCCCCAGGCCTCTGTCGGAATCCCCCAGCCCGCAGCTCCAGGTCCAGGCCGCCCTGCTCCAGAACACTCTGACTGTGCTGACCAGTGGTAGCCTAGATCATGAGCAGCAGGTCACGGGGTCCACGCTGTTCCTCTCTCCCAACACACTCTCTAGCCAGGGTAGTCGGCAGCAGCTAGCATTCCTGTCCTCCATGGAGACTTCAGCCAGTGAGCCCCAGACTGTGTCAGTGTTCCAGCCTCAgacccagcagcagcagagcaccCCCATGGACCAACAGCAGTCCCCCCAGCAGACACAACCACAGCAAACCCAGCAGCAGCGTCCCATGGCTCAGCAAGGCTCCTTGTTCCAAACTAACACTCTGTCCTCCAGCCAGCACCCTCAGCCCCAGCCCACAGACCTGCTCCTCTGCACCGCCTCCCTCAACCCCCAGGCTCTGCCTCCAACCCTCCTCTTCAGTACCCAGGGCCCCTCCATGGGCAGCAGCACCCCTCACCCCCAGGACACCCCTgctcccctcctgttctcccagcCCACCATGGTTGGGATCAGGGTAGGGGTGGCCCAGTCTGACCCAGCAGAGCCCATGTCCTTCCAGGACCAGAGCTCCACAGTAGGGGGGACCACTGCCTCCATCAATCCCCCTCAGCAGGGCCTGTTCCAGGGCCAGCAGCCTATGCAGGTGAGCTCCAGCTCAGGCAGTGGCCCTGACAGCCAGCAGGTGGAGCTGTACCTGCCACAGGGTTCTCTGTCTGGTCTGCAGAGCAACATGGCTACGCAGGAACTAGAACACCAGGCTGCAGCAGCTGCGACCATCTTTGTGATGCAGAGCGGACTGGGGGTGGTGGAGCTGCAGAGTACCGCCTCCTCCCCCGGTCAGAGACCCCCAGAGCAGCTGTTCCAGACGGGAGTGAGTAGGAATGTCGGCCAGCCAGGAGGACAACCCAACCTGTTTGTGTTCGGCCTCCAGAACG aTTCCTCCCAGCTGATGACGTCCGCTGGTCCAACACTGTCAGCCCAGAGCCAACCCCAGAACGCCAACCCTGTGCAGGCAAGCCACATCCAGTCTTTACTGGACTCAGACATGGCCCAGACAGCCACACCCATGCAGACCAACCTACAGACCCCaatgcagacaaacacacatactgcaATGCAGACCAATATACAGACTGCCATAGAAACTAGCCTGCCGACCCTTATGCAGACCAGCTTACAGAACGCCATACAGACCAACATGCAGACGTCCATGAGCACCTCCCAGAAGATGGAGGACCTGCTGGAGAGTCTACAGAAGCAGTGA